The Blastomonas sp. SL216 DNA window GGGCCGCATCGACCAGGATTACAGCTTCCCCACGCTGGAGAAGGTGCAGGGCATCACGCCGTTCATCGTCGCTACGGCGCGGACCAACAACGCGGTGCGCATCGATGCGCCGGCCTTTGCGGCAGGCGGACAGAGCAGCTTCATGGGCGGCAACATGGGCGGCCTGATGTCGATCTTCCAGGCAGTGGGCGCAGCGGGCAGCAGCGAGGAAGCCAAGGTCTTCGCCAACCTGCCCAAGCCCGACGGCGTGTTCATCATCCGCACCGATGGCGAAATTCTGACCAACAATACCGAGGACGGCCCCGGTGTTGCGGGCGCCATGCGCGTGCTCGAATGGAAGGTCAACGCCCGCCGCGACCGCGCGCCCGAGGCGCTCATCTCGCTCAACCCGGCCTGACACAGGCTGCATACCGGACCAAACGGGTCGCACCTCGAAAGGACCGAGACATGAAGATGATACGCCTGATCGCCGCGTTGGCGATACCCCTGCTGCTGACGGGCTGCCTGCTGTCGCCCGGCAAGTTCAATTCCACGCTGGACCTCAAGCGTGATGGCAGTTTCACCTTTACCTATGTCGGCGAAATCGTGGTGAGTGACCTGTCGCCGCCGCCTGCCGAGTTCTCGGCGAGCCCGTGTTTCAGCGACGAGACCGGCGACGAGCGCGAATGCACCGAGGAGGAACTCGCCCAGCAGCGCAAGGACTTTGACGAGGCCCAGGCCGCGAACAATGGCGATGCTGGCATGGCGGCCAGCGCGATGGGCGGCGAAATGGGCGGGCTGGGCAGCGATGAAGGCATCGCCGAACTGGTCGAGCAGCTCAAGAAGCAGGAAGGCTGGAAGAAGGTCAGCTATCGCGGCAATCGCATCATCGATGTCGAATATGCGATCACCGGCACCAATGCACATGGCTTTGCCTTCCCGCTGGTCGATGGCGGCGCTGCGATCATGCCGTTCGTCACCATAATCAAGCGCAAGGATGGCAGCGTGAAGGTATCGGCACCGGCTTATTCGGGCGAGGCTCCCGGCGGCGAGATGGCTGCGCTGGGCGCGATGGCGGGCGCCGGTGACGCCAAGGGCAAGGCGGCACAGCCCAAGCCCGAAGGCAGTTTCACCATCTCCACCGATGGCCGCATTCTGACCAACAACACCGAAGACGGCCCGACCACGGCCGGAGCGACCTCCACCCTCAAATGGGTGGTCAACAGCCGCCTGCCGAAGGGCCCCGAGGCCCTGATCGGGCTTGCCGGTCAATAACCCATCGCGTAGCGGTCCGCGCATGAGCGGACCGCGACACGCAATCCTGGCGCTGGCGGCGCTGGCCATTTTCGCAACATCGGGATGCATCGAGCGTCCCGACGAGGAAATGCTGCGCCCGCCACCCCAGATCACCCGGGCACTCGAGGCACTGGGCAATCGCTCCGCCGGACAGATCGTGCAGGAGGCTCGCAGGGGTTCGGAGCAGCTGGCGCGCCGCTCGGCCACGCTGACGGCCCCTGTCCTGGCCCGCGCAATCCGCCATGGCGAGGCGCAGGCGGTGCGTGCAGGTGCCAAGCCGATACCGCCCGCCATGCAGCAGCTGCTCGCCCCCTATTTCAAGCGCGACACGCTTGCATCGACGCGCTGGACGGTGGGCACAGGCCGGGTGGACCTGGGAACCATCGTCACCGAGCAGTTCATGGATGAAGGCGCGGTGGCGCTCAACCGTCAGGTCGTGTTCTCCAGCGCGCGGCTGACCGAGAATGTGTGGATGTGGGCGCATGAACTCGCCCATGTAGAGCAGTATCGCCGCATGGGCATCGACCGCTTTGCTGCGGCCTATGTTGCAGACTGGCGTGCAATAGAACGCGAAGCCTCCGAGCGCGCCGACAAGGTCACTGCCGCTATCCGCAAATCGGGCTGAGGCCCGTTTGGCGAAACAAAAAAGGCGGCGCTGTGGGCGCCGCCTTTTCCATGTATCTAGCATATCAACCGGGGAGGGTAATATTGCGACCCCTGCCCGCTCAAAGCATGCGTCTCGCCCGCCCTGCCGGACGGGCGCAAGCGATCAGTTGACCGCGTCCTTAAGGCCCTTGCCGGCCTTGAACTTGGGCTGGGTCGAGGCCTTGATTTCCATCTTTTCGCCGGTGCGCGGGTTGCGGCCGGTCGATGCCTTGCGCTTGCTCACCGAAAACGTCC harbors:
- a CDS encoding DUF4157 domain-containing protein, coding for MSGPRHAILALAALAIFATSGCIERPDEEMLRPPPQITRALEALGNRSAGQIVQEARRGSEQLARRSATLTAPVLARAIRHGEAQAVRAGAKPIPPAMQQLLAPYFKRDTLASTRWTVGTGRVDLGTIVTEQFMDEGAVALNRQVVFSSARLTENVWMWAHELAHVEQYRRMGIDRFAAAYVADWRAIEREASERADKVTAAIRKSG